The region ATCCTTATTTTTTTTAATAATTGGTAATAAAACATTATCAAACTTTTCTTTTAATGAATTTAAATCAAATAATTTGCCTGATATAGGATTTTTACTAATTAAATATAATGACTGCAGTTGTAGTTTATAATTTTCCAAAGTAAAACTTGAACTATATTCACGTTGCCAAGAATATAATGAATTCAAATTTTCGTTAATTTTTTCTTTATTATAAGGTTTAAAAAGAGATTCGATTGAGTTTTTTAAAACGCTAAAATTTAAAAGATATATAATATCGTTAGATATATCATCATCATACAAATATTCAGGAAACTTTTCATTTAATTCGACAGGTTGTGCAATTAAACTAAATGCATATATATCTAACCCAAAAAGAACATTTTTAACATTTTGATTATTAATTGCCGTTTCTAAAGTTTTCATCTCTTCATAAATAGTTCCTCCACGAGTAGCAAGTTTAATTACTTTTTTAAATCCTAAATATTTTTCAATATCTTTTGCATAAAAATTTTCTACCATAGATGAACCAATAAGAACTGAATCATAATCATAATTTTTTGCAAGTCCAGCATTTAGATATCTGGGTTTTTCAGTATCAAATGTATAAAAAAATGCTTTTCTATATTGTTGAAAAGGATCAACTATAAAATTAAAAATAACAATTAATCCCAATCCTCCAAAAAAGATAATTACAAATAAATTTACCCAATATCTATATTTTTTAATCATTATATACCTTAAAACTTTTGTATTCTAAAAATAATTTCAGGTGCTTTAAAAGACCAATGTGTATCGTCAGGATAATACAAATCCTTTACTCTATTATTAATTAAAGTATTAAGTAATATCTTTTTTGTATCTATAAAAATATAATTTTTATCAAGTTTTCTTAAAGATTCAAAAAATACACTATCAGGATGTTTTTTATCAATAATAAACTTTGAGTATAATGTATATTTATCAACTGCCGGCATAAATATTAACTTTATTCCTTTCTTTTCTAATATCTTTCCAAGTTTGTTAAAATTACTATTTAATTTTTTTATATTGTCTTCAGTAGCTTTGTATAAAGAATCAATATCTCCTTTATAGTACAATAGACTATTTTTATCTTTTGAAGTAAAAAAATCATCAACTAATTCAGTTTTATAACACTTTGAACCAAAAGGCCTTTCAACAAAATTGTACAATAAATTGTTTTTTAGTGCTGTAAAATTTTTATCATTTATAAATTTTATATCTTCATCTTTCCCTAAATATGGGCTTCTTTGTTTTATTAGTTCAGAGATTAAAATCTCTTTTTCTCCATTGATTTTAAAATTAGTATCTATAGCAAACCTATCGATACTAAATCTTTCAACTGATTCAATTAAAATATACTTAGGATTTATTTCGTCAAGAACTCCACTATTCAATAAAAGCATAACACTCTCAATGTAATTTAATGTTCTAGGTAATAAAGTTATATTTAAAATATTAAAATTATTGTAAGATGCAATATAATCTTGATAAAAAGGATTTTTTCCCTGTGTAGCTGCATTTGAAAAAGAATCTCCTATTGTAAGCATATCAATTTTTTCTTTTTTACCATTATTGAACCAATAATTAAAGTCAAAATGCTGTTTAGGTAAAGTTATACTATTTTTTGATGGATATGCTTGTCTAGGAAATGCAGAATCTGGATAAAGAGACATTCTTCCTAAATCTCCAGTATATATATTATCTTGAACTAAAAGAACATGACTTGTATATTTAATCCAAGCAATATAGTGAATAGAAACTAATAATGGCAAGGATATAGCGAATGCTAAAACAAATTTTTTATATTTATTAATCAAAATTAACCTCTTTAAAAATTAACTCACTTGCTTTATATGACCAATGAGTATCATCTGAGTAAAAAATATCTATTTCACCTCGATTTAATGCTCTTGATAAAATCTTTTTTGTGTCAATAAATTTATACTTTTTAGGTAACTCTCTTAAATATTCAAAAAATTGACTTTTGGGATAACTTTTACCATTAACTAAATAATTTGAATATAAATTGTATTTATCAACAACAGGCATGAAATAAAGTTTTATTCCTTTTTTTTCTAAAATTTCTGATAATTTATTAAAATTATTATTTAATATTTTTATTTTTTCTTTTGTAACTAAATTAGTATTATCCACATCTTCTTTTAAAAACAATAATGTATTAGAATCATTTGAAGAAAAAAAATCTTTTTTAAGTTTTTCAATATATACATGAGAAAATAATTTTTCATCAGTAAAGTTAAATAATATCTGATTTCGTATAGCTTTAAAATTATTAAGATTTAAAAAGGAAAAAATATTATCATCAATTACTTTTTCAGTTTTAATATTTTTTGTTAATTTCAAAGATTCAAAAAATTTATTATCTGTTTTAGTAAAATCTAATTTTTTTGAAAATCTCTGAATACTATATCGCTCTACAGATTCAATTAATATATATTTAGGCTTCATTTTATCTAAATAGCCCATATTATTTAATATCTGAATTTCTTCAATATAATTAAATGCATCAATAAAAAATCCTTTAATCTTAAATAGTCTAGGTATATTTAAGACTTTTAAATTATTATAAGTAGCTATATAATCTTGATAAAAAGGATTTAACCCTTGCGTATCACCATTTGAAAAAGAATCGCCTATTGTAATAAAATCGACCTCATTACCATCCCAATCAATTAAAGGAATATGCCTATTTTTTAAATTATTATTATCTGGATTAAAATAAGATGGCCTAGGAAAAACGCTATCAACTTTATAAACTTTTCTTGTTAAATCACCTTTATATATCATC is a window of Halarcobacter sp. DNA encoding:
- a CDS encoding alginate O-acetyltransferase AlgX-related protein: MIYKGDLTRKVYKVDSVFPRPSYFNPDNNNLKNRHIPLIDWDGNEVDFITIGDSFSNGDTQGLNPFYQDYIATYNNLKVLNIPRLFKIKGFFIDAFNYIEEIQILNNMGYLDKMKPKYILIESVERYSIQRFSKKLDFTKTDNKFFESLKLTKNIKTEKVIDDNIFSFLNLNNFKAIRNQILFNFTDEKLFSHVYIEKLKKDFFSSNDSNTLLFLKEDVDNTNLVTKEKIKILNNNFNKLSEILEKKGIKLYFMPVVDKYNLYSNYLVNGKSYPKSQFFEYLRELPKKYKFIDTKKILSRALNRGEIDIFYSDDTHWSYKASELIFKEVNFD